A part of Larkinella insperata genomic DNA contains:
- a CDS encoding amidohydrolase family protein, with the protein MKKITLSILLLASLNGFAQNPAPAGPQARAVALTGATIHVGNGQVITNGTIVFDKGVITAVGNGDTPINGAERIDATGKHIYPGLISPAATVGLQEFASVRATLDYQETGSLNPNVRSLIAYNTDSEVIPTIRNNGLLMTQAVPDGGVIAGSSSVMQTDGWNWEDAVLKADDGLWLQWPGYFARSFDYETFAVSLKKNEQRQDAINALTATFSDARAYADLKNPAPKNLKLEAMKGLFDGTRCLYIRANYGKDIIEAVKFARQMGVRKPVLVGAEDAGRVVDFLKENNVPVILGPMHRLPTLEDEDVYLPYKLPGMLQKAGVLVSLSYDGEWWRTRNLPFQAGTAVGFGGIDKEEALKMLTSNTAKIMGIDNVVGTLEKGKHATLVVSKGDLLDMRTNVIEHAFIQGRHINLDDKHKRLFHMYREKYGQPDIGK; encoded by the coding sequence ATGAAAAAAATAACACTATCGATACTGCTGCTGGCGTCGCTGAACGGCTTTGCGCAGAACCCCGCCCCGGCGGGTCCGCAGGCGCGGGCGGTGGCCCTGACCGGCGCGACCATCCACGTCGGCAACGGCCAGGTGATTACCAACGGCACCATCGTTTTCGATAAAGGCGTCATTACCGCCGTGGGAAATGGCGATACGCCGATCAACGGCGCGGAACGGATTGATGCCACCGGCAAACACATTTATCCGGGATTGATTTCTCCGGCGGCCACGGTCGGTTTGCAGGAATTTGCGTCGGTGCGGGCCACGCTCGACTACCAGGAAACGGGTTCGCTGAATCCGAACGTCCGGTCGCTGATTGCCTACAACACCGATTCGGAGGTGATTCCGACGATTCGGAACAACGGCTTGCTGATGACGCAGGCCGTGCCCGATGGGGGCGTTATTGCGGGGAGTTCGTCGGTGATGCAGACCGACGGCTGGAACTGGGAAGACGCCGTACTGAAAGCCGACGACGGCTTGTGGCTCCAGTGGCCGGGGTATTTCGCCCGCAGTTTCGATTACGAAACCTTTGCGGTCAGTCTGAAAAAGAACGAACAGCGGCAGGACGCCATCAACGCGCTGACGGCCACGTTCTCGGATGCGCGGGCCTATGCCGACCTGAAAAACCCCGCGCCGAAAAACCTCAAACTGGAAGCCATGAAAGGCCTTTTCGACGGAACACGCTGTTTGTACATCCGGGCCAACTACGGCAAGGACATCATCGAAGCCGTCAAGTTTGCCAGACAGATGGGCGTGCGCAAACCGGTGCTGGTCGGGGCGGAGGACGCGGGCCGGGTGGTCGATTTTCTGAAGGAAAACAACGTGCCGGTGATTCTGGGGCCGATGCACCGTCTGCCGACGCTGGAGGATGAGGACGTGTATCTGCCGTACAAACTGCCGGGTATGCTGCAAAAAGCCGGGGTGCTGGTGAGCCTGAGCTACGACGGCGAATGGTGGCGAACCCGCAACCTGCCGTTTCAAGCCGGAACCGCCGTTGGTTTTGGGGGTATCGATAAGGAGGAGGCCTTGAAAATGCTCACCTCCAACACCGCCAAAATCATGGGCATCGACAACGTGGTGGGCACGCTCGAAAAAGGCAAACACGCGACGCTGGTGGTGTCCAAAGGCGATTTGCTGGACATGCGGACCAACGTCATCGAACACGCGTTTATCCAGGGCCGTCACATCAACTTGGACGACAAACACAAACGGCTGTTTCATATGTACCGCGAGAAGTACGGCCAGCCGGATATTGGAAAGTAA
- a CDS encoding glycosyltransferase, whose translation MSELAQRHRILYVDYQYTIKDWWMGVTGRRDVPIRTLLKLSDPLTKLKLENGSEIYLWVPPMMLPTNWLTNPSHDKVLQWNVNYLTRELRKVMARLGLKQPLVVNAFNPVWGPPMIGKLNEYATVYYCYDEITAESWISRHGQRYEIDYLQQVDAVITTSEALRQSKSALQPITFCIKNGANFDLFHQARQLADQHRPEKLTVGYLGTADNRINIDIVEYCARVMPDVEFQFIGEVNEPQLKIRLSTFPNVVFTKSLPVTKLPPLLANLSAAIIPFVCNEHTYTIYPLKINEYLAAGLPVVSTPFSILDEFEGVIELADNAESFARALRRALHDNTPERIRQRVEVAKANSWQKRAEEFEDIIQQIAKE comes from the coding sequence ATGTCCGAGTTGGCCCAACGTCACCGAATTCTGTATGTGGACTATCAATATACGATCAAAGACTGGTGGATGGGCGTCACCGGCCGTCGGGATGTTCCCATCCGTACGCTCTTAAAACTTAGTGACCCGCTCACAAAATTAAAACTGGAAAACGGCAGTGAGATTTACCTCTGGGTGCCGCCCATGATGCTTCCGACGAACTGGCTTACAAACCCATCCCACGACAAAGTGCTTCAGTGGAATGTAAACTATCTTACCAGAGAGTTGCGGAAGGTAATGGCGCGGCTGGGGCTGAAGCAGCCGCTGGTGGTGAATGCTTTTAATCCGGTTTGGGGGCCGCCCATGATTGGGAAATTAAACGAGTACGCGACGGTTTATTACTGTTACGACGAAATCACGGCGGAAAGCTGGATCAGTCGGCATGGACAGCGGTACGAAATCGATTACCTTCAGCAGGTGGATGCGGTTATTACCACTTCTGAGGCATTGCGCCAATCGAAGTCAGCCTTACAGCCCATTACGTTCTGCATTAAAAATGGCGCCAACTTCGACCTTTTCCATCAGGCTCGTCAACTGGCCGATCAACATCGTCCTGAAAAATTAACAGTAGGCTATTTAGGTACTGCTGATAATCGAATAAATATTGATATAGTCGAGTATTGCGCCCGGGTAATGCCCGATGTGGAGTTTCAATTTATCGGAGAAGTAAATGAGCCCCAACTTAAGATACGACTGTCCACATTTCCGAATGTCGTCTTTACTAAATCGCTCCCGGTGACAAAGCTCCCTCCCTTGCTTGCCAATCTGTCGGCGGCTATTATTCCTTTCGTTTGTAACGAGCACACTTATACAATATACCCCTTAAAAATTAACGAATACTTGGCGGCCGGTTTGCCCGTGGTCTCAACGCCTTTTTCTATTCTGGATGAATTTGAGGGAGTCATTGAATTAGCGGATAACGCGGAAAGTTTTGCCCGGGCGTTACGGCGAGCTCTGCACGATAACACCCCGGAACGAATCAGGCAGCGAGTTGAAGTAGCAAAAGCAAACTCCTGGCAGAAAAGGGCGGAGGAATTTGAAGACATTATTCAACAAATAGCCAAAGAGTAA